A window of Oncorhynchus keta strain PuntledgeMale-10-30-2019 chromosome 27, Oket_V2, whole genome shotgun sequence contains these coding sequences:
- the LOC118360027 gene encoding F-actin-monooxygenase mical1 isoform X4, with protein MVNQDPTNPSHALFDQFVQTQTCKEVQRTFSELCHHLELDPRDYQSFYTKLKERLNYWKAKALWIKLDKRAQHQDYQQGKVCAKTKCLVLGAGPCGLRTAIELALLGAQVVVLEKRDSFSRNNVLHLWPYTICDLRGLAAKKFYGKFCTGALDHISIRQLQLILLKVSLLLGVEVNTGVEFKGFVEPSESTGWMAKLFPDDHPAGKFQFDVFISAGGGRFVPDGFRWKELRGKLAIGITCNFINHHSAAEAQVAEISGVARIYNQKFFQDLLTEEGIDLENIVYYKDATHYFVMTAKKKSLLKMGVIKQDFSDANQLLGQANVDQDALLRYAHGAAHFSTGRRLPNMQFALNHAGQPDVAMFDFTCMHRAENASLVRERKGKKLLIGLVGDCLVEPFWPLGTGIARGFLAAFDTAWMVRSWGKGKAHLEVVAERESIYQLLSQTTPENISKNYSAFSIDPATRYQHVNLNSIKANQLQHLYDVEDHIDLGRPTKKQKGRLSHLRQGLEITVQHSRALSRLGLF; from the exons ATGGTGAACCAGGACCCCACCAACCCCTCCCATGCCCTCTTTGACCAGTTTGTCCAGACCCAGACCTGTAAGGAGGTGCAGCGTACCTTCTCAGAGCTCTGCCACCACCTAGAATTGGACCCCCGGGACTACCAGAGTTTCTACACCAAGCTCAAGGAGAGGCTCAACTACTGGAAGGCCAAAGCCCTCTGGATCAAGCTGGACAAGCGGGCCCAACACCAAGACTACCAGCAGGGCAAAGTCTGTGCCAAaaccaag tgCCTGGTGCTGGGTGCAGGGCCGTGCGGGCTGAGGACAGCCATAGAGCTGGCTCTGCTGGGGGCTCAGGTGGTGGTACTGGAGAAGAGGGACTCTTTTTCCCGGAATAACGTGCTGCACCTCTGGCCTTACACCATCTGTGACCTGCGTGGGCTGGCTGCCAAGAAGTTCTATGGCAAATTCTGCACTGGGGCTCTGGATCATATCA GCATCCGTCAGCTCCAGCTGATACTGCTGAAAGTGTCTCTCCTCCTGGGGGTGGAGGTTAACACTGGGGTGGAATTCAAAGGCTTCGTGGAGCCCTCAGAATCCACGG GCTGGATGGCCAAGCTGTTTCCTGACGATCACCCTGCTGGGAAGTTCCAATTTGATGTCTTCATCTCTGCAGGAGGAGGGCGCTTTGTCCCTGATG GCTTCAGGTGGAAGGAGCTGCGAGGAAAGCTGGCCATCGGCATCACATGTAACTTCATCAACCATCACTCAGCAGCCGAGGCCCAGGTGGCAGAGATCAGTGGTGTGGCCCGCATCTACAACCAGAAGTTCTTCCAGGACCTGCTCACAGAGGAAG gTATTGATCTGGAGAACATAGTCTACTATAAAGACGCCACCCACTACTTTGTCATGACTGCCAAGAAGAAGAGCCTGTTAAAGATGGGGGTCATTAAACAG GACTTCAGTGACGCCAATCAGCTCCTGGGCCAGGCCAACGTGGACCAGGACGCCTTGTTGCGTTACGCCCACGGCGCTGCCCACTTCTCAACAGGCCGCCGCCTGCCCAACATGCAGTTTGCCCTGAACCACGCTGGCCAGCCTGACGTGGCCATGTTTGACTTCACCTGTATGCACCGTGCTGAGAATGCCTCGCTAGtcagggagaggaaaggaaagaaacTACTCATAGGCCTGGTCGGAGACTGCCTGGTGGAG CCGTTCTGGCCTCTGGGAACAGGTATTGCCCGTGGGTTTCTGGCTGCCTTCGACACAGCGTGGATGGTCAGGAGCTGGGGCAAGGGAAAAGCACACCTGGAAGTCGTTGCTGAACG GGAGAGTATCTACCAGCTCCTGTCCCAGACCACGCCAGAGAACATCAGTAAAAACTACAGTGCCTTTAGCATAGACCCGGCTACACGCTACCAGCACGTCAACCTCAACTCCATCAAGGCCaaccag TTGCAACATCTGTATGATGTTGAAGACCATATTGATTTGGGCCGACCAACCAAGAAGCAGAAAGGCAGGTTGTCTCACCTGCGACAAG GTTTGGAAATCACAGTGCAGCACAGCAGAGCACTGTCCAGACTCGGTCTGTTTTAA
- the LOC118360026 gene encoding proto-oncogene tyrosine-protein kinase Src-like isoform X2: MGGTKSKPKDAGLRTRSLDGNISLGGGGGSYNISPAQHTLTPNLSPAVGGTRRSTQPLINTPELALFGGVESANSVTSPNRGTLAGGVTTFMALYDYESRTASDLSFRKGERLQIVNNIEGDWWLARSLTTGESGYIPSNYVAPSDSIQAEEWYFGKITRRDSERLLLSLDNRRGTFLVRESETTKGAYCLSVLDYDNTKGLNVKHYKIRKLDSGGFYITSRTQFNNIHQLVTHYHKHADGLCHCLTEVCPVLKPQTQGLARDAWEIPRDSLCLDLKLGQGCFGEVWMGTWNGTTRVAVKTLKTGTMSPEAFLMEAQVMKKLRHEKLVQLYAVVSEEPIYIVTEYMGQGSLLDFLKGDMGKMLRLPQLVDMASQIASGMAYVERMNYVHRDLRAANILVGDNLVCKVADFGLARLIEDNEYTARQGAKFPIKWTAPEAALYGRFTIKSDVWSFGVLLTELATKGRVPYPGMVNREVLDQVERGYRMPCPAECPDSLHDLMLTCWRKDAEERPTFEYLQGFLEDYFTSTEPQYQPGENL; this comes from the exons ATGGGGGGAACCAAGAGCAAGCCCAAAGACGCAGGCCTTCGGACACGGAGTCTTGATGGTAACATCAGTTTAGGAGGAGGGGGTGGCAGCTACAACATCAGCCCCGCCCAGCACACCCTCACGCCCAATCTGAGTCCAGCAGTGGGCGGAACACGCCGGTCCACTCAGCCGCTGATCAATACCCCGGAGCTGGCACTGTTTGGGGGAGTGGAGTCCGCCAATAGTGTCACGTCTCCTAACAGAGGGACACTTGCAG GAGGTGTGACGACGTTCATGGCGCTGTATGACTACGAGTCTCGCACTGCCTCCGATCTGTCTTTCAGGAAGGGGGAACGGCTACAAATAGTGAACAACAT AGAAGGGGACTGGTGGCTGGCTCGCTCTCTGACCACTGGAGAAAGTGGTTACATCCCCAGCAATTATGTGGCTCCTTCCGACTCCATCCAGGCAGAAGA gTGGTATTTTGGGAAGATCACACGTCGCGACTCGGAGAGGCTCCTCTTGAGTTTGGACAACAGGAGAGGGACGTTCctggtgagagagagtgagaccacGAAAG GTGCCTACTGTCTGTCAGTCCTGGACTATGACAACACTAAAGGACTGAATGTGAAACACTACAAGATTAGAAAGCTGGACAGTGGAGGCTTCTACATCACCTCACGCACTCAGTTTAACAACATACATCAGCTGGTCACACACTACCACA AGCATGCAGACGGACTGTGCCACTGTCTGACGGAGGTATGTCCCGTACTAAAGCCTCAGACCCAGGGGCTGGCCCGCGATGCCTGGGAGATCCCCAGGGACTCTCTATGCCTCGACCTCAAACTGGGACAGGGATGCTTCGGAGAGGTCTGGATGG GCACGTGGAACGGGACAACGCGGGTAGCGGTCAAGACCCTGAAGACTGGTACCATGTCCCCCGAGGCATTCCTTATGGAGGCCCAGGTCATGAAGAAGCTGAGACATGAAAAGCTGGTCCAGCTGTACGCCGTGGTGTCTGAAGAACCTATCTATATTGTCACTGAGTACATGGGACAAGGAAGCTTGTTGGACTTCCTGAAGGGAGACATGGGAAAGATGCTCCGCCTTCCTCAGCTGGTTGACATGGCCTCACAG ATTGCCTCAGGAATGGCGTATGTAGAGAGGATGAACTACGTCCACAGAGACCTCAGGGCTGCCAACATTCTAGTGGGAGACAATTTGGTTTGTAAAGTGGCTGACTTTGGACTGGCCCGTCTCATAGAGGACAATGAGTACACTGCCAGGCAGG GAGCAAAGTTCCCCATCAAGTGGACGGCTCCTGAAGCCGCGCTGTATGGCCGCTTCACCATCAAATCAGACGTCTGGTCGTTCGGGGTCTTACTGACAGAACTGGCCACCAAGGGGAGAGTACCATATCCAG gcATGGTGAATCGGGAGGTGCTGGACCAGGTGGAACGTGGTTACAGGATGCCTTGTCCTGCTGAGTGCCCTGACTCGCTCCATGACCTCATGCTCACCTGCTGGAGGAAGGACGCTGAGGAGAGGCCCACATTTGAGTACCTGCAGGGCTTCCTGGAAGACTACTTTACCTCCACTGAGCCACAGTACCAGCCCGGGGAGAACCTTTAG
- the LOC118360026 gene encoding proto-oncogene tyrosine-protein kinase Src-like isoform X1: MGGTKSKPKDAGLRTRSLDGNISLGGGGGSYNISPAQHTLTPNLSPAVGGTRRSTQPLINTPELALFGGVESANSVTSPNRGTLAGGVTTFMALYDYESRTASDLSFRKGERLQIVNNMRKLNSREGDWWLARSLTTGESGYIPSNYVAPSDSIQAEEWYFGKITRRDSERLLLSLDNRRGTFLVRESETTKGAYCLSVLDYDNTKGLNVKHYKIRKLDSGGFYITSRTQFNNIHQLVTHYHKHADGLCHCLTEVCPVLKPQTQGLARDAWEIPRDSLCLDLKLGQGCFGEVWMGTWNGTTRVAVKTLKTGTMSPEAFLMEAQVMKKLRHEKLVQLYAVVSEEPIYIVTEYMGQGSLLDFLKGDMGKMLRLPQLVDMASQIASGMAYVERMNYVHRDLRAANILVGDNLVCKVADFGLARLIEDNEYTARQGAKFPIKWTAPEAALYGRFTIKSDVWSFGVLLTELATKGRVPYPGMVNREVLDQVERGYRMPCPAECPDSLHDLMLTCWRKDAEERPTFEYLQGFLEDYFTSTEPQYQPGENL; the protein is encoded by the exons ATGGGGGGAACCAAGAGCAAGCCCAAAGACGCAGGCCTTCGGACACGGAGTCTTGATGGTAACATCAGTTTAGGAGGAGGGGGTGGCAGCTACAACATCAGCCCCGCCCAGCACACCCTCACGCCCAATCTGAGTCCAGCAGTGGGCGGAACACGCCGGTCCACTCAGCCGCTGATCAATACCCCGGAGCTGGCACTGTTTGGGGGAGTGGAGTCCGCCAATAGTGTCACGTCTCCTAACAGAGGGACACTTGCAG GAGGTGTGACGACGTTCATGGCGCTGTATGACTACGAGTCTCGCACTGCCTCCGATCTGTCTTTCAGGAAGGGGGAACGGCTACAAATAGTGAACAACAT GAGAAAGTTGAACAGCAG AGAAGGGGACTGGTGGCTGGCTCGCTCTCTGACCACTGGAGAAAGTGGTTACATCCCCAGCAATTATGTGGCTCCTTCCGACTCCATCCAGGCAGAAGA gTGGTATTTTGGGAAGATCACACGTCGCGACTCGGAGAGGCTCCTCTTGAGTTTGGACAACAGGAGAGGGACGTTCctggtgagagagagtgagaccacGAAAG GTGCCTACTGTCTGTCAGTCCTGGACTATGACAACACTAAAGGACTGAATGTGAAACACTACAAGATTAGAAAGCTGGACAGTGGAGGCTTCTACATCACCTCACGCACTCAGTTTAACAACATACATCAGCTGGTCACACACTACCACA AGCATGCAGACGGACTGTGCCACTGTCTGACGGAGGTATGTCCCGTACTAAAGCCTCAGACCCAGGGGCTGGCCCGCGATGCCTGGGAGATCCCCAGGGACTCTCTATGCCTCGACCTCAAACTGGGACAGGGATGCTTCGGAGAGGTCTGGATGG GCACGTGGAACGGGACAACGCGGGTAGCGGTCAAGACCCTGAAGACTGGTACCATGTCCCCCGAGGCATTCCTTATGGAGGCCCAGGTCATGAAGAAGCTGAGACATGAAAAGCTGGTCCAGCTGTACGCCGTGGTGTCTGAAGAACCTATCTATATTGTCACTGAGTACATGGGACAAGGAAGCTTGTTGGACTTCCTGAAGGGAGACATGGGAAAGATGCTCCGCCTTCCTCAGCTGGTTGACATGGCCTCACAG ATTGCCTCAGGAATGGCGTATGTAGAGAGGATGAACTACGTCCACAGAGACCTCAGGGCTGCCAACATTCTAGTGGGAGACAATTTGGTTTGTAAAGTGGCTGACTTTGGACTGGCCCGTCTCATAGAGGACAATGAGTACACTGCCAGGCAGG GAGCAAAGTTCCCCATCAAGTGGACGGCTCCTGAAGCCGCGCTGTATGGCCGCTTCACCATCAAATCAGACGTCTGGTCGTTCGGGGTCTTACTGACAGAACTGGCCACCAAGGGGAGAGTACCATATCCAG gcATGGTGAATCGGGAGGTGCTGGACCAGGTGGAACGTGGTTACAGGATGCCTTGTCCTGCTGAGTGCCCTGACTCGCTCCATGACCTCATGCTCACCTGCTGGAGGAAGGACGCTGAGGAGAGGCCCACATTTGAGTACCTGCAGGGCTTCCTGGAAGACTACTTTACCTCCACTGAGCCACAGTACCAGCCCGGGGAGAACCTTTAG